The genomic DNA ATAGCGAGGACGTCGTGACAGGCAACCGCCGGCGGGCCGCAGAGCGTGGCGTTTGCCTGTGTAACAAACCAAACAGACATGTCTCGGGCCCATGCATAAACTCCGCCCACACGGGCTTCGTACCTGGAAAGAAATAAACTAGTTAGCTCCGTCAGCTTGAGACACGATAGGTTGCCTGCTCTGCCCTTTTGGCGACGGAATCAAGTCAGCAGTATGGAGGTATTGCCAAAAACGAGGGATCCATGGGGACGAACAAAGACGCTTTGGGTTGCCACTTGACTTgaaagttttttttttctgtttttttttttataaaaaaaaaaccgcaaaaaaaaaccaacacgTTTGCACCACTGGGGCCATGGCGATACTTAATGCACGTGTGTCAAGGGCGTATTATGCTGTGTGGGTGTGTAGGTGTCAGGAATaggaagatggtgatggtaaTCGCAAGGACGCATTTACATGTCGGAAAAAAAGGCTGTTAGTTTGTGGTGTGTCACGGATcaaggctggctggctggctgaagTTGATGTGTTTCGTATCATGTCGACTACGTAATGAAATCCCCCGGTCTGAAAACTGCCGCCGTGCTTTTATGCCGCTGCTGCAAAAGTCGTCACGAAATTGAGATGCCGATGAGCCGTAGCAAAGAGGCGGAAAAAAAAGTGATAGTACAAGCGAGGCTGTCATCCAAGCGGAAACTCGATAGGATGACGGCGAATGGGTAGGCCCACCCCAAAACAAGTGTCGACCAGTGCTGCCGCAAACCGGAGAGTGCCagtcccaacccctcaacccTCGGAACTGTCGAAAGTCGCAACCCAGAGAAAGGCTAAGAAGTAAAAAGATCTAGAACCCTAGAGGCTGCCAAGACGATGTGCCGAATAAACAGAGGCCGTTTAACCCTCCAAGATTTGCCGAAACTCCTGCTGTCCGAATCGCGTTTTAGGATATCCGATTTTTCCCCAGTGCCAGACGcgaaaaaacaagaaaaaggaaagaaatCCCGTGCTGCGAAGACGTCAAATGCCAGAGAGAAAAGGGATGCCCGATACTTAGCGAGCGCCTAGAGAGGACGAGTCAGTAACTGGTTGTCGAGGGGAGGCGATCAAGGTCCATTACCGTAGGGATCACGGCTGTCGCCGCGGGGAGCAGCGTCGCCATAGCCGGCAGCGGCAGGAGGAGCGGCGTCACGAGGACGGGAGTCGCGCTCACTCGGACGATCGTAGCCACGGTCAGCGCGGTCACCACGGTCGTAGCTGGGACCACCCCGACGgtcatcaccgccaccacgTCCGCCGCCATAGCCACGATCATCACGGCCGGCGTAGCGGTCAatgccaccacggccaccatAGTTGTCGTCACGCTCGCGGCGGTCATACCCGCGGTCATCACGGTAATCACGGCCGTAGCCACGGTCATCGCGATAGTCAcggccaccgccgccgccgccaccataGCCACGGTCGTATCCACGATCAGGGGCCCCACGGTCGTAAGCGCGGTCATCCCCACGATAACCACGGTGAGAGCCGCCACGGTACGAGTCGTCTCCACCACGGtaaccaccgccgccataaCCGCCGCCatagccaccaccacgacgacgGTCATCAAAACGACCACGGCCATCTTCTGGTCTAGTTAGCCTTGATCGTTACACAGATGATGGAAGGAACTAGATACTCACCGCGCTTGGGAGGACCGAAGTACTTGCCCGGGGTGGGAGTGCGAGGACGGGCGCGACGAGCCTTCTCAATAGAAAGAGTGCGACCCTCAATCACCTCACCACGA from Podospora pseudoanserina strain CBS 124.78 chromosome 2, whole genome shotgun sequence includes the following:
- a CDS encoding hypothetical protein (EggNog:ENOG503P611; COG:A), whose protein sequence is MATTSMDYENANGDRFDDEAPRYERDRSASPRRDDGHESRRRSMSPNGNDRAPVKSDNNSQKGEDGAVNPGSNLFVTGIHPRLEEAEVTRLFEKYGEVEKCQIMKDPHTGESRGFGFVKMVTSEMAEAAIDGLRGEVIEGRTLSIEKARRARPRTPTPGKYFGPPKREDGRGRFDDRRRGGGYGGGYGGGGYRGGDDSYRGGSHRGYRGDDRAYDRGAPDRGYDRGYGGGGGGGRDYRDDRGYGRDYRDDRGYDRRERDDNYGGRGGIDRYAGRDDRGYGGGRGGGDDRRGGPSYDRGDRADRGYDRPSERDSRPRDAAPPAAAGYGDAAPRGDSRDPYGAR